The following are encoded together in the Alteromonas gilva genome:
- a CDS encoding Rieske (2Fe-2S) protein gives MSDGIRLCELSELARGPLGFDPFDDGQDTVFAVLKDGKVYAYTDICPHYGDTTLPWKKNAYLDHAEKHIVCAAHGALFTIEDGLCVSGPCRGQFLAAVPVTIKNNTVWLTESEAGENKR, from the coding sequence ATGTCAGACGGGATCAGGTTATGTGAGCTGAGCGAACTTGCGCGAGGACCACTTGGCTTTGATCCCTTTGATGATGGACAGGACACAGTGTTTGCGGTGCTCAAGGATGGCAAGGTATATGCCTACACCGATATTTGTCCCCATTATGGCGACACGACACTGCCCTGGAAGAAGAATGCCTATCTGGATCATGCTGAAAAGCACATTGTGTGCGCTGCTCACGGGGCATTGTTCACGATAGAAGATGGTCTCTGTGTGAGCGGCCCTTGTCGAGGACAGTTCCTTGCAGCGGTGCCGGTAACAATCAAAAACAACACGGTTTGGCTTACTGAAAGCGAAGCCGGGGAGAATAAAAGATGA
- a CDS encoding FAD-dependent oxidoreductase, protein MSACVEKVLIIGGGFSGMSAAIELSKKGIAVDLVEIDKNWRTDGAGISIGGATIRAFKQLGIFEEFLAHGATHKGLDVHAPTGQHLAFIPASKVPGNDEPCEGAIMRPVLAKILAAKTRECDVNVRLGITYENINDQGDSVEVTFTDGTSDTYDLVIGADGLFSSVRKTVFPDAAGPAYIGQGVWRAVLPKLPEIENITMWVGPHIKVGVNPMSADEMYMFVTENRETNEFLDPATFTDRLKALLADFAAPMVQKLAGMLNENSLIHYRPLEGMLMREPWYKNRVLLIGDTVHATTPHLASGACIGIEDAIVIADELAKHTSLKDALEAFQARRFERCRMVVENSGRLAQIEISGGDKQEHMGIMRESSIALGQPI, encoded by the coding sequence ATGAGTGCATGTGTTGAAAAGGTCTTAATTATTGGCGGCGGCTTTTCCGGTATGTCAGCAGCTATTGAGTTGAGCAAAAAAGGAATTGCCGTTGATCTGGTTGAGATAGATAAAAACTGGCGCACCGATGGTGCCGGTATCAGTATCGGTGGTGCGACCATTCGTGCTTTCAAACAGCTTGGGATCTTTGAAGAGTTTTTAGCTCACGGAGCCACACATAAAGGCTTGGATGTACATGCGCCCACCGGGCAGCACCTGGCTTTTATTCCCGCATCGAAAGTTCCGGGCAATGATGAGCCGTGCGAAGGAGCAATTATGCGGCCTGTTCTGGCAAAAATTCTCGCCGCTAAAACCCGTGAGTGTGACGTTAATGTGCGTTTGGGTATTACCTATGAAAATATCAACGACCAGGGTGACAGTGTTGAAGTAACATTTACCGATGGCACGTCAGACACTTATGATTTGGTTATTGGCGCCGACGGGTTATTTTCCTCAGTCCGTAAAACGGTGTTTCCTGATGCGGCTGGTCCGGCTTATATCGGGCAGGGCGTATGGCGTGCGGTATTACCTAAACTGCCTGAAATTGAAAACATCACCATGTGGGTAGGCCCACATATTAAGGTGGGTGTTAATCCCATGTCTGCAGACGAGATGTATATGTTTGTGACGGAGAACCGTGAAACGAACGAATTTCTTGACCCAGCCACTTTTACTGACCGGCTAAAAGCGCTGCTGGCTGATTTTGCCGCGCCAATGGTGCAAAAGCTTGCGGGCATGCTAAATGAAAACTCGCTGATCCATTACCGACCGCTTGAAGGCATGCTGATGCGGGAACCGTGGTACAAGAACCGCGTACTGCTAATCGGAGATACTGTACATGCTACCACTCCGCATCTTGCTTCTGGTGCCTGCATCGGCATTGAAGATGCGATTGTTATTGCTGATGAGTTAGCCAAACACACCTCGCTGAAAGACGCCCTGGAAGCCTTCCAGGCCCGCCGTTTTGAGCGTTGTCGTATGGTGGTTGAAAACTCCGGGCGCTTGGCGCAGATTGAAATTTCCGGTGGCGATAAACAAGAGCATATGGGCATTATGCGAGAGAGTAGTATCGCACTGGGGCAGCCAATTTAA
- a CDS encoding TonB-dependent receptor, producing the protein MKHLKRLPLTVLASAIACSFAGAQENAQSDTEQTKKSEGFEVILVEAQRTTQNLQEVPVSVQVLYGSDLDDQNINELTQLSALAPTLQVGQDNTFAIRGIGSQIFAETIDPSVALAIDGVSLGRNALAGQPFNDIASIEVLNGPQGLLFGKNASAGLINITTQRPILDEFSGHASLEYNLRDTTPTDATGQIVKGTLNMPVSDHSALRVNVLYSDQDPLIDNVYPNDDVRTDLGQEKRGIKAKYLYLDGPLTVYLMADYNTNDGTGERYSRTFRTVDPNSELVDLLAADNIVAGPENMVNNSDGAMFRDVETGGLQGEVSYLFESGIELINIAAWRYFDSDTNLHNDFSSKRDIVDNPNTNEYSQVSNELRFIFPETDSYRGQAGLFYFNSTSDMTNRLEVQGPPPFVAVGFPYCVGAEISGPPPGCPYSNDVFLGNDSITELEQTSYAAFGQFDFFLTDKLTATAGARVTQDEISTDVLQMQRDYFIGIGGPRGRFVESVDNTNISWKLGMQYQSSSELMLYASVGQGYKAPGFNTDNQGNENIPFAVEDEISTTVEAGFKSTLLDNKLIFNVSLFNTKFDNYQAQSFNLEAQAFIIQNAATVTSRGAEISARALVSDNLTLFWDASVLDSTFDEFDAASCTPDSVECGPDDAFFNAAGYSTPLAADFTSNLQAKYERELTADIYGFVNAGLYYRSEISYGIGSPETELDAISTFNISAGIETMNGLQVSVFCNNCTDEKYPFSIAFDPGENNDGLISTQQSWGLNSVRSIGISVSQSF; encoded by the coding sequence ATGAAACACTTAAAACGACTACCACTCACGGTACTTGCCAGTGCCATTGCATGCTCTTTTGCAGGCGCGCAAGAAAATGCTCAATCAGATACCGAACAAACCAAAAAATCAGAGGGTTTTGAGGTTATTCTGGTAGAAGCACAGAGAACCACCCAGAATCTTCAGGAAGTGCCTGTCAGCGTTCAGGTACTGTATGGCAGCGATCTGGATGATCAGAATATCAATGAACTGACTCAACTATCTGCTCTGGCTCCTACCCTTCAGGTTGGCCAGGACAACACCTTTGCAATTCGTGGTATCGGTTCGCAAATTTTTGCCGAGACGATTGATCCCAGTGTCGCACTGGCAATTGACGGTGTCAGTCTGGGGCGAAATGCACTGGCAGGACAGCCATTTAATGACATCGCCTCGATAGAGGTGCTCAACGGACCACAAGGGCTGCTGTTTGGTAAAAATGCCTCCGCCGGTCTGATTAACATCACCACCCAGCGTCCGATACTTGATGAGTTCTCAGGTCATGCTTCACTGGAATACAATCTGCGGGATACCACCCCGACTGACGCAACCGGACAGATAGTTAAAGGCACGCTGAACATGCCGGTGTCAGACCACTCGGCACTGCGGGTAAACGTACTCTATTCAGATCAGGACCCATTGATTGACAACGTTTATCCTAACGATGACGTACGCACCGACCTTGGCCAGGAAAAACGCGGCATTAAAGCCAAGTATTTGTATCTGGACGGCCCGCTAACGGTTTACCTGATGGCGGATTACAACACCAACGATGGTACCGGTGAGCGATACAGCCGCACATTCCGAACCGTCGATCCAAATAGTGAGCTCGTTGACCTGCTTGCTGCAGACAATATCGTAGCCGGTCCTGAAAATATGGTTAATAACTCCGACGGCGCCATGTTCCGTGATGTCGAAACTGGCGGCCTGCAAGGTGAAGTCAGTTACCTGTTTGAAAGTGGCATAGAACTTATTAACATTGCTGCGTGGCGCTATTTTGATAGCGACACAAATTTACATAACGACTTTTCATCCAAGCGGGATATTGTGGATAACCCGAATACCAATGAATACTCACAGGTATCCAATGAATTACGGTTTATTTTCCCTGAAACCGATTCATACCGCGGTCAGGCCGGTTTATTCTACTTTAATTCTACGTCGGATATGACCAACAGACTCGAGGTACAGGGCCCACCGCCATTTGTTGCCGTTGGGTTTCCATATTGTGTAGGCGCAGAAATTTCTGGTCCACCACCGGGCTGCCCATACAGCAACGACGTTTTTTTAGGTAACGACTCCATTACCGAATTAGAGCAAACCAGCTATGCGGCATTCGGCCAGTTTGACTTCTTCCTGACCGATAAACTCACCGCCACAGCCGGGGCAAGGGTTACCCAGGACGAAATTTCTACTGACGTGCTGCAAATGCAAAGAGATTACTTTATCGGCATTGGCGGACCACGTGGCCGGTTTGTCGAATCCGTAGATAATACGAATATCAGCTGGAAACTGGGTATGCAGTATCAATCCAGCAGTGAGCTGATGCTCTATGCGTCGGTTGGTCAGGGCTATAAAGCCCCGGGTTTCAATACTGATAATCAGGGTAATGAGAATATTCCGTTTGCGGTTGAAGATGAAATTTCAACAACGGTAGAGGCGGGCTTTAAAAGTACCCTACTTGATAACAAACTGATATTTAACGTTTCACTGTTTAATACTAAATTTGATAATTATCAGGCGCAGTCGTTTAACCTGGAGGCGCAGGCCTTTATTATCCAAAACGCAGCCACCGTTACTTCACGTGGTGCCGAAATTTCAGCCCGCGCTTTGGTATCCGACAACCTGACGCTTTTTTGGGATGCATCAGTACTCGACTCGACCTTTGACGAATTTGATGCGGCATCCTGTACTCCGGACTCTGTTGAATGTGGTCCTGACGATGCGTTCTTTAATGCAGCGGGCTACTCAACGCCGCTGGCAGCAGATTTTACCTCAAACCTGCAGGCAAAATATGAACGCGAACTGACTGCGGATATTTATGGCTTCGTTAACGCAGGCTTATACTACCGTTCTGAGATTAGCTACGGTATCGGTTCTCCGGAAACGGAGCTGGACGCCATCAGCACCTTTAATATCAGTGCAGGTATTGAAACCATGAATGGCCTACAGGTATCTGTATTTTGTAATAACTGTACCGATGAGAAGTATCCCTTCTCTATTGCCTTCGATCCAGGTGAAAACAATGACGGCTTAATATCTACTCAGCAGTCATGGGGACTGAATTCTGTTCGCTCAATTGGTATTTCTGTGTCACAAAGCTTCTAA
- a CDS encoding glycoside hydrolase family 2 TIM barrel-domain containing protein — translation MFLTVRNALFITTLLLLISGCSTPSQQQSSVTQSRDSQQLKDNWLFLQTDSLPESIHQPQFSAEKWQTVSVPHSWNRVGYYQNDFPHLHTEANVDMTMGVGIYRTEFSVAEETAGKQFWLEFDAVSRTAEVWLNGQYVGEHRGGFNRFRFDATPYVSPDKSNVLVVKVDNSKPTAESSTADTLPISGDFFVHGGIYRPVRLITTADVHLDMQDYGGPGVYATTTLGDNQATVTVTSRVSNSTESKQTVTINAQLIDGDSGTVAQSEQQLSISGSETSERVQQLTVTNPELWQGMENPHLYTLRVQVIDTNGTVLDQLDQQYGLREITVTADKGVLLNGKPLRLQGVAYHQDREGRGWAVSEEDIAEDINMLVEMGANTIRLAHYPHGQPVHEIANETGLILWDEIPLVTVWRYGEQHEDVNQALLENASLQLEEMIKQNFNHPSVAVWGIANEVDFGAVIPAFLGSPSDSEPDPTPVLTMLHEQTKALDPERYSTLANCCEANKRWANAKVPATTDIADTVGLNRYYGWYYGKPTDLDEHLDTIKSMYPQQPISVSEYGAGGALSMHTDNVLGGPVASTGKHQPEEYMSYVHEENWQIMAAKPYLWATWIWNAFDFATTTRREGDSIDINTKGLISYDREIKKDSYYFYQANWREEPVVHITSRRYIDRAYQQTPVKVYSNLAATELVVNGKSAGVLQDCPQSVCVFEDVALQQGSNTIVAKDANGDDASDSVTWQLAESQVNAYYIDAGAIMAAKTTQHQYGSDAFFSGGSAKTLDKASGWGRPPVKAQISQTDDRDLAATYRAGEFSYTLPLANGRYRVSLMFVAPVDIEDTVFTVSSNGKPLMEKSFTATKEDAFSADISTAEADVTDGQLQLSFVPQQGEAFVSAVVVTPLP, via the coding sequence ATGTTTTTAACAGTCCGCAATGCCTTATTCATAACGACTTTGTTGCTACTTATTTCGGGGTGTTCAACTCCGTCGCAACAGCAAAGCTCAGTTACTCAGTCCCGTGACAGCCAGCAACTAAAAGATAACTGGCTGTTTTTGCAAACAGACTCTCTGCCGGAAAGCATTCACCAGCCGCAGTTCAGCGCTGAGAAATGGCAAACTGTGAGTGTGCCTCATAGCTGGAACAGGGTGGGTTATTATCAAAACGACTTTCCTCATTTGCATACTGAGGCGAATGTCGATATGACGATGGGCGTGGGCATCTATCGCACCGAGTTCAGCGTCGCAGAAGAAACCGCTGGTAAGCAATTCTGGCTGGAATTTGATGCGGTTAGCCGCACCGCTGAAGTGTGGTTAAACGGTCAGTATGTTGGTGAGCACCGTGGCGGCTTCAATCGTTTCCGTTTTGATGCCACTCCCTATGTCAGCCCCGATAAGTCAAATGTACTGGTAGTTAAAGTCGATAACAGTAAGCCCACCGCGGAATCATCAACGGCAGATACCCTGCCCATCTCCGGTGACTTTTTTGTACACGGCGGCATCTACCGGCCGGTCAGGCTGATTACCACAGCGGATGTTCATCTTGATATGCAGGACTATGGTGGTCCTGGCGTTTATGCAACCACCACGCTGGGTGATAATCAGGCTACAGTTACCGTCACCAGCCGGGTGAGTAACTCAACAGAAAGTAAACAGACTGTCACAATCAACGCGCAGTTAATCGATGGCGATAGTGGTACAGTTGCGCAGAGTGAGCAGCAGTTGTCGATATCTGGTAGTGAAACCAGTGAGCGTGTACAGCAACTAACGGTTACTAATCCCGAGCTATGGCAAGGCATGGAGAACCCTCACCTGTATACATTACGCGTGCAGGTGATAGATACAAATGGCACTGTTTTGGACCAGCTTGATCAGCAATACGGTCTGCGTGAAATTACTGTCACGGCCGATAAAGGTGTACTGCTGAATGGTAAACCACTGCGTTTGCAGGGGGTCGCATATCACCAGGACCGTGAAGGACGAGGCTGGGCAGTCAGTGAAGAAGATATTGCTGAAGACATCAACATGCTGGTTGAAATGGGCGCCAACACCATACGTTTAGCCCACTATCCACACGGACAACCCGTGCATGAAATCGCCAACGAAACAGGGCTTATACTGTGGGATGAAATTCCACTGGTAACAGTGTGGCGCTATGGCGAACAGCACGAGGACGTGAATCAGGCGTTACTTGAAAATGCCAGCCTGCAGCTTGAAGAAATGATAAAGCAAAATTTTAATCATCCCTCGGTCGCAGTTTGGGGCATTGCCAACGAAGTAGACTTTGGTGCGGTCATCCCTGCCTTTTTGGGCAGCCCAAGCGACTCAGAGCCGGATCCAACCCCGGTGCTAACGATGCTTCACGAACAAACCAAGGCACTCGATCCAGAGCGCTATTCAACGCTGGCAAACTGCTGTGAAGCCAATAAAAGATGGGCTAACGCAAAGGTTCCAGCCACAACAGACATTGCCGATACCGTGGGGCTGAATCGCTATTACGGCTGGTATTATGGAAAACCCACCGACCTTGATGAGCATCTTGACACCATAAAAAGTATGTACCCGCAGCAGCCTATCTCAGTGAGTGAGTATGGCGCAGGTGGTGCCTTATCTATGCATACCGATAACGTCCTTGGTGGTCCGGTCGCTTCAACCGGTAAACACCAGCCTGAAGAATATATGTCTTATGTGCATGAGGAAAACTGGCAGATCATGGCGGCGAAACCTTACTTATGGGCTACATGGATCTGGAACGCCTTTGATTTTGCCACCACCACCCGTCGTGAAGGTGATTCTATTGATATTAATACCAAAGGACTGATTAGCTACGACCGGGAAATCAAAAAAGACAGCTACTATTTTTATCAGGCCAACTGGCGTGAAGAGCCCGTCGTACACATTACCTCTCGCCGCTACATCGATCGCGCCTATCAGCAAACACCGGTAAAAGTCTATTCTAATCTGGCGGCAACGGAGCTGGTTGTGAATGGTAAGTCTGCTGGCGTACTGCAAGATTGCCCGCAGTCGGTATGCGTGTTTGAAGACGTAGCATTGCAACAAGGCAGCAACACGATTGTGGCGAAAGATGCCAACGGTGATGACGCGAGTGATAGCGTGACCTGGCAACTGGCCGAGTCCCAGGTCAATGCGTATTACATTGATGCTGGTGCCATCATGGCCGCTAAAACAACACAGCATCAATACGGCTCAGACGCATTTTTCTCCGGAGGAAGCGCCAAAACGTTGGATAAAGCATCTGGCTGGGGCCGTCCGCCGGTTAAAGCGCAAATCAGTCAAACTGATGATCGCGATCTTGCCGCAACCTATCGCGCCGGTGAGTTCAGTTATACGCTGCCGCTGGCAAACGGCCGCTATCGGGTATCACTGATGTTTGTCGCGCCGGTCGATATCGAAGACACGGTATTTACCGTGAGTAGTAACGGTAAGCCATTGATGGAAAAATCCTTTACCGCCACCAAAGAAGACGCATTCAGCGCTGATATCAGTACTGCTGAAGCAGACGTTACCGACGGTCAACTGCAACTGTCATTTGTGCCGCAACAAGGCGAGGCCTTTGTTTCCGCCGTGGTGGTTACGCCCTTGCCCTAA
- a CDS encoding TonB-dependent receptor has protein sequence MAASALFNASAIAQAVEDAIQPDESAVQLEVIEVTAQKRVQSKMDVPLAVSVLGASDLERLDVNNFNDVTRVSPSLTMSQGDTPAGSVIRMRGIGTAAFSIGAEPSVSVVVDEVPLIRTAQAFGNLVDIQRIEVLRGPQGTLFGKNASAGVVSITTKNPAYEFEGDVQVGITDDDEKKAQISLSDAINDDAGYRINAYVKDRDGFIENIADGSDLNGEEGYGFRGKLVWNMTPDLQATFIGDTSHNESSTGITWSEGDEAVTGEGITASEDNRKVKYDSPVGFTADQDMFVLKLDYMMPNHTLTSVTSYQKYDLLGVVDVDQSDTPIEDNPFLNPLGLTGPRVESISGESSDAVSQEIRLSADNVDGFEYMVGLFYMDASTDRSYDRGALRFLLADWDATASTESFALFGQATYEFTNKTAIDIGLRANREKISASFTNRYANGWQNIMPETYSGDDSENAVTGKVALRHNLSDEQMVFGSVSTGYKGQAYDISTGFNQTKADNPVNSETSVSYELGIKGFALDRKLSYEVIGFFSDFDDYQAQAGLLDENDAPVFRLTNVGQLRTKGIETDLSYQATRDLRFNASIAYIDATIVSFKNADCYDFQTAEQGCNIGQGPGGIDVQDLSGEDLNNSPDLKYNLGVAYETDVSSQNFSFFAQANYQWQDDINYDLLGNPVNFQEAYGIANMSLGIIGAEDKYKLTFYVNNLFDQNYSMGYSDYSARFEGATAVGKQWNRNAMRYMGINFSYSF, from the coding sequence ATGGCAGCAAGCGCGCTTTTTAACGCATCGGCAATTGCACAAGCAGTTGAAGACGCAATTCAACCAGACGAAAGCGCAGTTCAACTAGAAGTCATTGAGGTGACGGCACAAAAACGTGTTCAGTCGAAAATGGATGTTCCCTTAGCGGTTTCTGTATTAGGTGCCAGTGACCTCGAAAGACTGGATGTAAATAATTTCAATGATGTTACTCGTGTTTCACCGTCGCTGACAATGTCGCAAGGTGATACGCCGGCAGGCAGCGTAATCCGAATGCGTGGTATCGGTACCGCCGCTTTTAGTATTGGCGCCGAGCCTAGCGTGTCGGTAGTGGTTGATGAAGTTCCCCTTATCCGTACTGCCCAGGCTTTCGGTAATTTAGTGGATATTCAGCGGATTGAGGTATTACGTGGTCCTCAGGGTACGTTGTTCGGTAAGAACGCATCTGCCGGTGTGGTCAGTATCACCACTAAAAATCCTGCGTATGAATTTGAAGGTGATGTCCAGGTAGGCATTACTGACGACGATGAGAAAAAAGCACAAATATCACTCTCTGATGCAATTAATGATGATGCGGGTTATCGAATTAATGCTTACGTCAAAGATCGTGATGGTTTTATCGAGAATATCGCCGACGGTTCTGATTTAAATGGTGAAGAAGGATACGGTTTTAGAGGAAAGCTGGTTTGGAATATGACACCGGACTTACAAGCCACCTTTATTGGGGATACTTCTCATAATGAGAGTAGTACCGGTATAACATGGTCAGAAGGTGATGAAGCCGTAACGGGTGAAGGCATCACCGCAAGCGAAGATAACCGAAAAGTTAAGTATGATTCCCCTGTCGGCTTTACTGCGGATCAGGATATGTTTGTGCTTAAGCTTGATTACATGATGCCAAATCACACCCTGACCTCTGTCACGAGTTATCAAAAATATGACTTGCTTGGTGTGGTTGACGTCGACCAATCTGATACGCCCATTGAAGACAACCCTTTCCTTAATCCGCTTGGCCTGACAGGACCACGAGTCGAGTCGATTTCAGGTGAGTCCAGCGATGCTGTGTCACAGGAAATTCGTCTTTCAGCAGACAATGTTGATGGTTTCGAGTATATGGTTGGCCTGTTTTACATGGATGCCAGTACCGACCGTTCTTACGATCGAGGCGCACTCAGATTCTTGTTAGCAGACTGGGATGCTACGGCGTCAACAGAGAGTTTTGCTTTATTTGGTCAGGCAACGTATGAGTTTACCAATAAAACGGCAATCGATATCGGCTTGCGCGCTAACCGAGAGAAAATTTCAGCCAGCTTTACTAATCGGTATGCCAATGGTTGGCAAAATATAATGCCGGAAACTTATTCTGGAGACGATAGTGAAAACGCGGTAACGGGTAAGGTCGCATTGCGTCACAACCTGTCAGATGAGCAAATGGTTTTCGGTTCAGTAAGCACTGGCTACAAAGGGCAAGCCTATGATATTTCAACGGGTTTCAATCAGACTAAAGCCGATAACCCGGTCAATAGTGAAACCTCAGTATCTTACGAATTGGGTATAAAAGGTTTTGCCCTCGATAGAAAGCTAAGTTATGAAGTGATCGGGTTTTTCTCCGACTTTGATGACTATCAGGCCCAGGCCGGTTTGCTTGATGAAAATGACGCGCCAGTGTTTAGGTTAACGAACGTGGGTCAACTCCGTACCAAGGGTATCGAGACCGACCTGTCTTACCAGGCCACCAGAGACTTGCGGTTTAACGCATCAATCGCTTATATCGATGCCACCATTGTGAGTTTTAAAAATGCCGATTGCTATGATTTTCAAACCGCAGAGCAGGGATGTAACATCGGCCAAGGCCCAGGCGGCATTGATGTTCAGGATTTGTCAGGTGAAGATCTAAACAATTCACCGGACTTAAAATATAACCTCGGTGTGGCGTATGAAACGGATGTGAGTAGTCAGAACTTTAGCTTTTTCGCGCAAGCCAACTATCAATGGCAAGACGACATCAACTACGATTTACTTGGAAACCCTGTCAATTTCCAGGAAGCCTACGGCATAGCAAACATGAGTTTAGGCATTATTGGTGCGGAAGATAAGTACAAGCTCACGTTTTATGTCAACAACCTTTTCGATCAGAATTATTCAATGGGCTATTCCGATTATTCCGCTCGATTTGAAGGTGCCACAGCAGTGGGTAAACAATGGAACCGTAATGCCATGCGTTATATGGGCATTAATTTCTCTTACTCTTTCTAA
- the uxuA gene encoding mannonate dehydratase has protein sequence MRESWRWFGPNDPVSLNDIRQTGATDIVSALHNIPAGEVWTEEAIVAHKNMIESCSADESPLAWTVVESIPVHESIKLNLPGCDKYIDAWITSMENLAKHGIKVICYNFMPVIDWTRTDLKYKLPSGAYTLRFDQHKFAAFDLFILQRDNAEADYSEHELLAAKQTYESMSEQEKETLTANIIAGLPGKMTDSYNLDTFKAMLAQYQDIDEQSLRNNLFRFLSRVVPKAEAVGMKLAIHPDDPPRSMFGLPRIICTADDLDILFAEIPSEANGITLCVGTYSSRPDNNLVEMAGKFAPRIHFSHLRGVARDPGEQRSFQEASHLDGDVDMIGVVEQLLREEKRREQLNTGQLKDIFIRPDHGHQMLDDINRQSNPGYSAIGRLKGLAEIRGVIRTVSRFID, from the coding sequence ATGAGAGAATCCTGGCGCTGGTTTGGTCCTAATGATCCGGTTAGCTTAAATGACATTCGTCAGACGGGGGCGACTGATATTGTCAGTGCCTTGCACAATATTCCGGCTGGAGAGGTGTGGACTGAAGAAGCGATAGTTGCCCATAAAAATATGATTGAATCCTGTTCGGCAGATGAAAGCCCCTTAGCATGGACAGTGGTGGAAAGCATTCCGGTACATGAATCAATTAAACTCAACTTACCCGGTTGCGATAAATACATTGACGCCTGGATTACATCAATGGAAAACCTGGCGAAACACGGTATCAAAGTTATTTGCTACAACTTTATGCCGGTCATTGACTGGACCCGCACCGATCTGAAGTACAAGCTACCATCAGGGGCCTATACTCTGCGATTCGATCAGCACAAATTTGCCGCTTTCGATTTATTTATTCTGCAGCGCGATAACGCAGAAGCCGATTACTCGGAGCATGAATTACTTGCTGCAAAACAGACTTATGAATCGATGAGTGAACAAGAGAAAGAGACTCTTACCGCCAACATCATCGCTGGTCTGCCCGGTAAAATGACCGACAGTTACAATCTTGACACCTTTAAAGCAATGCTTGCTCAATATCAGGATATTGATGAACAGAGCTTGAGAAACAACTTGTTCCGCTTTTTATCCAGGGTGGTGCCCAAAGCTGAAGCAGTGGGCATGAAACTGGCGATTCATCCTGACGATCCGCCGCGCTCTATGTTCGGTTTGCCGCGTATTATTTGTACCGCTGATGACCTGGATATTCTGTTTGCTGAGATCCCCAGTGAGGCGAATGGTATTACCTTATGTGTTGGTACCTACAGCAGTCGGCCAGACAATAATTTAGTTGAAATGGCCGGAAAGTTCGCCCCACGTATTCATTTCTCGCATTTACGTGGCGTAGCGCGCGATCCAGGTGAGCAGCGCTCATTTCAAGAGGCCAGTCATTTAGACGGCGATGTGGACATGATAGGAGTGGTTGAACAATTGCTGCGTGAAGAAAAGCGCCGGGAGCAGCTCAATACAGGGCAATTAAAAGACATTTTTATTCGCCCGGATCATGGCCATCAGATGCTTGATGACATTAATCGTCAGTCCAATCCGGGCTATTCAGCCATCGGGCGCTTAAAAGGCTTAGCCGAAATTCGTGGGGTGATCAGAACGGTGTCACGATTTATCGACTAG